The following is a genomic window from Malus sylvestris chromosome 7, drMalSylv7.2, whole genome shotgun sequence.
GtgccaaagggccaaagggctggctgctttcggccagccagccagccccgggctggctattttttttttttatagttttgttattcctgtcggttataaccgacaggaatacttgctattatttaatatactaaataatggtgtatttctgtcggttataaccgacaggattttttttttaaaaattcaaatgaaacggctactagccgttgcatttgatttgattttttttttacattattattattattttttatttacaaaatttttcatataacttctattttttcctataacttctatttcacaaaatttggttcatatttttttttaaattccatttttttcctataacttttatttcacaacatttgtttcatatttttttttcctataacttctatttcacaaaatttatttcatatttttttaaattccatttttttcctataacttctatttcacaaagtttatttcatattgttttttaaattccattttttttcctataacttctatttcacaaaatttgtttcatatttatttttaaattccatttttttcctataacttctatttgacaaaatttgtttcatattttttttaaattctatttttttcctataacttgctaagccattatacaacattaaattaaattaagtaacatgaaacaacattaaacaatatgaaacaacattaaataacattaaccaacataaaaattatacaacatgaaacttaaacaacattttagttgtagtttttaaataataaattatgtttggccctatggccctttagccctcggttggagacggttttttgtgacagggctaaaacgagccctctggccctttggccctcggttggagacagaggcaaatatgaccatgtactgttcattaaaatattaatatcttggagaatcttggagggccagagggctaaaacgagccctctggccagcactcggttagagatggcctcaTTTGCAAAGTTTGGGCACCATGACTAATGATGGTTTACCTAATACTTGCACTCCTCTACTTTGACTAATTAGTCACAAGTTGATTGGTATTAGTGTAAATTGTTTATTCATTAAGAAAAATCCTAAGGAGATTCTCTTCAAAATCGGACTCTCCATGACCTTTTTGGCATCTCATGTTTTTAGCagtgttttataatgttggtacGAAAATTGACGTTAACTATGGGGTGTCAGAAAGTTTATGGAGAATCCCACTTGAAGAAAGTCTTCTTACCATCTCTCAtccattaaaattttaattttttatgaaagtgAAATTTATGATTATCACATGTTTAATAACCTTTCCTTGTCGAGAATATAACATTCATTTCATCTGTTCTTCCTTGACATCATCATAGCATCCTCCTCTGTCGGCCGCAAAGAAAAGAAACTCTTTACAACAACGAATAAATGTTTTTAATATAAGCCATCATAGGTTTAGCTAAATTAGTTATGATCTTATCTGTGCACACGAGTTTGAATTTTCTTATCGTAATTTAGGTTGTCACTTGAATAAATTGTTTTGTTACCATCCCTTGAAAAGTAAAAGTATATTATGAAAATAACTGTTAAAAAAAGAGAGTTGTTATTGTCACTAACTTGTTAGTGCTTTATTAACAACATATTAAGGACTCTTCAAAgtcatgttttattttttggataggTGTTTTCAATTTTATGGCGGATCGGTCTGCATTGTACGATCAGATCACTTGGGAGGATCGGTACTGGTACGGCTAAGAGGAGAAGGTTGAGGATAAGCCTCCTGATGAGAAATCGGTGGACGACCTGGAGGATATGGAGGAGCAGATGCAGATTCTGGAGTATAGCCAAGAGGTGGAGGAGGAGGTCCGGGGTTATAAAATTCTCCCGACTCTGGAGGAGGAGGATACGCAGAAGGTGGAGGTCCTGGAGGATATACTGGTTGCCCATATGCCGGTGGATGCATATATCCAACTGGCTGATGATGTCCATACCCTGCATGTTGATTTGGATACCCTGCATGTTGGTTTGGATACCCTGGATGCTGGTTTGGATACCCTGGATGTTGGTTTTGATATCCCGCCGGTGGATATCCTGGCGGTTGATTTGGATATCCTGCCGGTGGAGTTGGATATCCTGCCGGTTGATTTGGATATCCTGTTGGTGGAGGTGGATATCCAGCGTGTGGATGTTTATATCCGGCATGAGGAGAAACTGGCTGATCAATCCGTGACATCTGCTGCATCGGAGGAACTGCCATCACGCGTGGTTGGCCAAGCTTGCCATCCCTTTTGTCCAGTTCAATCTTGTGCTGGGTCTGCATAACCCCAAATCAATGTTTGTTTGCTACGATAGAGATTAATCGCCATGAAATTAGGGTTCTATCAAGTGCACCACTAATATAGGGTTGGAGATGAGGTTTTTAGTATCTTAGAGCAAAAGGGTTCAGGCATTGGTTTATCAAAATTCATATATCAACTTATATAATGCGCTTGATCACTAATTTATTACATACCTGCATGCAAGCACAGACcctgaaaaacaaaacaagtcaAAGAATCAATAGAAAAGAGGTAACGAGCTCCGGAATGAATGTGTTGAGGAGGGTGGAATGAAGGCCTTACGAGCAGAACACCGTGTCAGCTATACAGTTCAACACACTGGAAATATCTGAGAGCTCTTCGCTTCCAGTTAAGCAAGCAATCAAGGAGCATATACATGCAAGTTGGTTGAGGCAGAGCATACATCCCTACAAAAAAAAGTCATGTGTCGAAGTGATAAGGATATCATAAAATGTGTAGGCAGAGAAAAAGCTGTAAACAGAAACATAGAGATGGGAGATTACAATAATGCAATTGTCGCACGGTGTTGTTTGAATATTGAACTCATCTTGGATTAGAAAGCGTGTCGAGGAAACTGAACTTGCAAAGCAGCAGCAGACCTTAAAACAACGAAGTATGCAAACATATATAAAGTAAAGTTCATGGATGTCCATGTCCATAAAAATGCAGTAATAGAGCGCAGAAGGCGAGGAATACCTACATGGATCGCTAAATGCgtaaattaccaaaaaaaaaaaaaaaaaaaaaaaacacaatgtGATTAATACCTCCGTAAGAAGACACAGCTGAGGGCAACGCCTTTCTCCAAACTTTCCACTGCATGGCATATATCCGGCACAGCATGTGTACCTGTAACACAGACCATTGCAAAAGTGTTCAGAAATTGCAATCTTTCTATTTTGATCAGGAATATCTAGAAATGAAAGTAATTATTAGTTTACCTTGACATATCATTGTAAAGAGCTCGTTTGCGCAGCAGGTAAGAAACGCACGGACCACTATCATGTAACGAAGACAAATTAGATTGCAGGATGCAAGAAACAAACCATCTCTCTTTAATACACAAGACTGagtaaagaaaaattgaaaagagcAATCGTATCGCTGGTACCAAAGTGTACGAGAACATCATACTAAACAATTTACAGCAAAAGTAGAAACATATCGAATCAATAAATGAGCTAAATGCAACAATTTAAGAATGCACCGAAGAGATATAAGAGTGCTTACCAGAGACATGCAAAGCAAAAGTCTGCATAACAAACACAACAAAACAAGATTATATTTCGCGTCAGATCATATGCACGTAAAAAAagaaatacataaataaaaaattaaataaaatcccCATCCCATCTGCATGGAGCCTCTCAGACTCGGTAGGTTTTCTCAGTAGTACTCAAATCGTTTTTTAACGCATTAATGTTCTTATAAATAAAATCATCAAAAGTAAACATGCCCCAAAGAACGAAATTCAAATCCAAGGAACAGACACGTTCAAAACAGAAACAATGAAAGTCCTATACTTTTTTCCTCACATTCTCAGCAAGCAAACAGAAACTAAAAAACAAGGTAAATCAAACTGGTACAATCTGATACTTACAGGGACTATCAGCCGTCGCGGTGCCCATCAAATCGGCGTGCCATAGATTCCGGTACCCCTGACGGGCCTGCATTTTCCCCACCTGGTCTTGAATCCCCATTTTCTCTCGATCCAAACAAGCCTATAAACTTTCCGAGAAAGAAAACTCAACGCAATGTGATCGAAACGAGAGAAATCTCAAACACAAGAACACACGCGGAGAGGATTTGTGGCGAAATTGAAGCGTTGATTTCAATAATTTCGAAGAGTGATTACGTTTTCTGATGTATGCGTACATGCAGGTAAAAGCGAGTGGACGCCGGATATGAGCGAGGTGAAATTACGTTCGAGGAGCTGAAGAGAATGTGTGAGGGGTGGACAGCAGGTGTTTGCTATGTCTAATTGTGTAATTTTGCAGGTTGGGATCACTAGCCACGTATctactaatttcatttttaTCCTCGTAGTGcagtttgtttgtaccatacttagggtctccgtatttagacctcgtataaatactcagaggactgaaatgtaattatgtaataaatgaatgggcaaatatgtaataagtgaggagcccttattctataaaaggactcatcactgtcttcattaggggaggccaattcttaggcctgagatccccaaagcctctcatattcagagcagggctctcaccctcacaatcctcttcaacatctcagagaaatacaatattagtgtggacgtagcccaaacattggggtgaaccacgatacatctcgtattctttactttcttgcatattcacggtcagatttacgttgttccaagacccctctggttttgtgcatcaacatttggcaccgtctgtgggaatgatacgaaaagttgtgtcggttctttttcattttttcacctcgaccgtgaatctgcagaaacccagaACCTCCCTCCTTGGGCTGTTCCAGAAAAACCTTCGTAGATCTCTCTCTCATTCAGACTTTCCAGTTCAGCTTCTTCCCAACCGATCCTCTGTAGAAGCACACGCAAAACCCACAACTTGGTTTCTTTTGATAATATCATATCAGTAGAAGAAGGAGATTGTTAGAGAGAGAATTTGCCTGCCAtggggaagaagaggaaggcgATAGCCTCCAGACTCGACGAGGTGGAATGAAGCATGTATACCTCTTTCTGCAGCACCGCTAATTCCCTCTCTTAGCTCTACACTCAGGCCATCACGGACCTACATGGACGAGGATGCCCCCACAAAGCTCAACACCATCAATAACTCCAGTGACTTTCTCGTCGTGTCCCCTGACAAAGCACTCCTCTGTCTCGCGCATACTTCTCTGTCGCCAAAGATTCGATCTTTTTCTAGGGTTGGAGTTTATCTGTTCCTAATTTCTGTGATTCCGTCGCTGATTCTCGAAAAAATGAGTGCGAAAGAAGGAGCGTCGACTAAGAGAGGCAGAGGCAAGCCAAAGGTCTCGAAGTCTGTGTCTAGGTCGCATAAGGCCGATCGTCAGTTTCCAGGGGTAGGATCGCTTGGTTCTTCAAGTCTGGAAAGTACGCCGAGCGTGTTGGTGCCGACGCGCCTGTGTATCTCTCCACCGTGCTCAAATACCTTGCTGCTGAGGTTAGTTTGTGTTTGATTTATGCGGGGCCCGTGTCCACCTCCCGAATCCCGAGATCATCGCTCAGGGCAAGGACGCGATCTTTTCCGACTTTCTCCGAGATTATCTTGCTCTTCTTTTCTAGGGCAACCACCATGCTCGCCTTTGCTGCCACCATTTTGCTCTTGATTCGCGTCAAGAAGAAATGGACCGAGTCTTTTACTTTACCCTATTGCCTTTTTCCCAGTCCCTCTTTTTTGCCCTGCTTCAATTTCCTACGTATCAATCTCTCATAACCATTGTTCAGAAAATTCATGCCTGGTTTGAAAAACCCATTTATGGCTTTCTTGGCTTACCCAATAAGAGATCGGGATCAATATGGGGGAAGAAAAAGGTGTATTGAATCATGTTGGCAGCCGCTGTTCTCGCACCGACATATTCGATTTCTTGGTGGATAATGTGCCCTACGACGAGATCAAGGAGGAGGCGGTGGGTCTCGGAGATATGTTCGAGGTGACAGCGATCTGGTGGTCGTGACCACATATTTGTATTTCGAAGTGTCGCTGGCAACATTTATAAATATTTCCATTATTCTTACTCCAGAGAGAAGCAGCAGCTATACAGAGTGGTGGAAGGAGGGATGGAGATGGAATAGTTGTCTTGAAAATGGCCCAACAAGGCATCCCCAACAGCAATGCCACAACTTTTAGCAGCCAACAGCAAAAGCAGTGATCGCAAGTGGGTAGGGGATAAACTGCAAAAAAGGTATTAGATGATTAATTGGGTGCACATGCATGACAGCAacacagagacagagacagaggtgcgatggaaaagagaaaaagagaaaaagagaaaaagacaaagcaaaagcagaaagaaaagcaaaagtgaaatagaaaaacaaaagcaaagcagaaaaacaaaagcaaaagcagaaagcaaaagaagataaaaaaaaaaagtagacataattgcggtggtgatgacATTATGGGCGTGACCTATTGAGCAAaaggtcggatttatttttgaatgatgtaatttattttacttatctttcggagacatctgtataaccctatcagagggtaataaaaaaataacacggcaagcccaaaataatgggctggaatgttatgtggagggcgaaggcccatatgctcaaaagagccaggccctctattatcaccaactaggtgatcaaaagtacgtccagtactacca
Proteins encoded in this region:
- the LOC126629613 gene encoding U1 small nuclear ribonucleoprotein C-like; protein product: MGIQDQVGKMQARQGYRNLWHADLMGTATADSPYFCFACLCGPCVSYLLRKRALYNDMSRYTCCAGYMPCSGKFGERRCPQLCLLTEVCCCFASSVSSTRFLIQDEFNIQTTPCDNCIIGCMLCLNQLACICSLIACLTGSEELSDISSVLNCIADTVFCSVCACMQTQHKIELDKRDGKLGQPRVMAVPPMQQMSRIDQPVSPHAGYKHPHAGYPPPPTGYPNQPAGYPTPPAGYPNQPPGYPPAGYQNQHPGYPNQHPGYPNQHAGYPNQHAGYGHHQPVGYMHPPAYGQPVYPPGPPPSAYPPPPESGEFYNPGPPPPPLGYTPESASAPPYPPGRPPISHQEAYPQPSPLSRTSTDPPK